The Corallococcus macrosporus genome segment ACTGCTGGGGCGGTCCGCTGACCGCGCGCGCGAGCCAGCGGGAAGCACGGGCGGGTTTCCTTTGTCTGTCCTCTTCAACCCCCGGACAAAAGGACCAAGATGCTTCGACTCCTGAAACTCGCACCCCTGGCGCTCCTGGTACCCTTCGTTGCCCAGGCCTCCGTTGTCTGGAAGGGAGACTTCGAGACTGGCGACCTGTCTCAGTACAGCGAGGCCTGGGCTGTCGCCCCGGACCGCATGCAGGTGGAGGGCGACCTTGTCCGGGATGGCAACAAGGCGCTGAAGGTGACCGTCCAGCAGGGAGACAAACCCATCAACGCCAGCGGCAATCGCAACGAGCTGGTCCAAGGCACCTATGAGCCGGACGGCTCCGAGTTCTACTACAAGTGGAGCACCCTGTTCCCCCAGGACTTCCCCAGCTCACCGCGGTGGCAGGTGTTCACGCAATGGCACCATGACGGCTGCTGTGGCTCCCCGCCGCTCGAGTTCTTCGTCACCAACGACACGATGAACATGCGCGTCGGAGGAAGCTCGGGCGAGGTGCTGTGGCAGGAGCCGGTGCACCGGGATCAGTGGAACGACTTCGTGATGCACGTGAAGTGGTCGTCCGACCCGAATGTCGGCTTCATCGAGCTGTACTACAACGGCCAGCTGGTGGTGCCCATGCGCAACATCGCCACGCGCTTCCCAGACACGGGGGGCTACCTCCAGCTCGGCTACTACCGGGATGCGACCATCCCGCAGACGGCCTCGATCTACCATGATGGCTTCACCATGGCGACGACGCCGGAAGAGGTGATGCCCGCGCCCGCGGCTCCCTAGTCCGCCGTGTCCGCTGCCCCTGGGGCTCGAACCCGGTCCCTACCGTCCGCGCCGGGCCGCCAGCTCGAGCCGGGCCGCCACGGCCAGCGCATCCGCGCGGTTGTTCTCCACGTCATCCGAGTGGCCTCGCACCCAGTGCCAGGTCACCTGATGGGCGCGGACGGCTTCCAGCAGCTCGCGCCACAGGTCCGCGTTGGACACGGGCTTCTTGCCCGACGTGCGCCAGCCATTGCCCTGCCATGTGTCCAGCCACTTCGCCTCGAAGGCGTTGCACACGTACTTCGAGTCGGTGAAGACCTGGACGCGGCACGGCATCTTCAGGGCCTTCAGCGCGAGGAGCGCCGCGGTCAACTCCATCCGGTTGTTGGTGGAGTCCGCCTCCGAGCCCTGGAGCTCCTTGCGGTAGTCCTTGCGCTCGGGAGCGATGAGGATGGCCCCCCAGCCTCCCAGGCCCGGGTTCGGCGAACAGGCGCCGTCGCAGTAGATGTGGACGAGAGGGAGCGACATGGAGCGCACCCTACTCCAGAGCATGGCGAAGCTGGCGTGGAGGGCCCGGGGTGACCTGCGGTACACCGTCACCCGGCTCGCCGCAGGGGCCCTCATGGAAGAGGGGACATGGATCGCATCGAGGCGATGAAGGTGTTTGTCGCGGCGCTCGACGAGGGCAGCCTGGCGGGCGCCGGACGCCGGCTCTCGCGCTCGCCGGCTGCCGTGAGCCGTGCCATCGCGTTGCTGGAGCGACACATTGGCGCCGAGCTGCTGCACCGCACCACCCGCACGCTCAAGCTCAGCGAGGCAGGTGAGCGCTATGCTTCCGCGTGCCGCCGCATCCTGGCGGATCTCGAGGAGGCCGAGCTGAGCGCCGCGGGCGAGCGCGTCGCTCCGCGAGGGACGCTCACCCTCAGCGCGCCACCCATCAGCGGCGAGGAGCTCCTTCGGCCCATCCTCGACGCCTACCTGGAGGCCTACCCCGAGGTCTCGGTGAACCTCGTCCTGCTCGACCGGTACGCCAGCCTCGTCGAGGAAGGCATCGATGTCGCGCTGCGCGTCGCCGAGCTGCCCGACTCCTCCCTCGTCGCCGTCCGTGTCGGGGGCGACGTGAAGCGGGTCGTCGTGGCCTCGCCGCGCTACCTCGCGGGGCGTCCGCCCATCCTCGAGCCGGCGGACCTGGGCGAGCACCGGATCATCACCACGACGCACTTCGGGCACGATGCGTGGGTGTTTCCGCCAGCCGCCGGGAGTGCCGTCTCCCGCTCCGTGCACTTCAAGCCGCGGCTCGTGGTCAACAGCGTGCGGGCCGCGCTCGCGTCCGCGGTGGCCGGCCACGGCGTGACCCGGCTCTACACGTACCATGTGGCGGAGCGCGTCCAGGATGGCTCGCTGAAGGTCCTCCTGCGCAACGCCGAGCCGTCCGCGCTCCCGGTGCACCTCCTCACTCCGCAGGGGCGCAGCTCGGTGCCCAAGGTCCGCGCCTTCATGGACTTCGCGGTGCCACGCCTGCGCGCCGAGTTCTCGAGGCTGTCCGTGCAGGCCCAGTCCTTCCCGGGCTGACGGGAACCGTGCGGATTCACGGCTTGCCCGCGGCGCGCCGCTTGCGGAACTCCCGCGTCGGCAAGCCGCCCCAGCCCCAGTCCTCCAGCTCGACCTCCTGGATGATGACGTAGGTCGCGTCGAGGGGCTTGTTCAGCACGTCGAGCAGGAGCTGGCTGGTGCCTGCAATCAGGCGGGCCTTCTCCTCGGGAGTGACGGAGTTCCGGCCGGGGCCGGAGCCCTCACGGGTAACCTGGATGGTGACGATGGGCATGGCAGGCTCCCTTAGCGCCCGGCGTTCTGGCCGCCGTCGACGTAGAGGATCTCTCCCGTCGCGTAGCTGGCACCCTCGAGGTAGAGCACCGCATCCGTGACGTCGCTGACCTCGCCCATGCGCTTCGCGGGGTTCAAGGTGGCGAAGAACGCGTGGGACTCCGGCGCGTGCATGGGGGTCTTGATGAAGCCCGGGGCGACGGCGTTGACGCGGATACCCCTCCCGGCGAACTCGACCGCGAGCTCGCGGGTCACGGAGCTGATGCCGCCCTTGGTGAGGTTCGCGAGCCCCGTCGGAACGCCCGTGATGGCCTGGTTCACGAAGGGTGTGGTGATGCTGACGATGTGGCCGGAGCCCTGCTTCACCATCTGCACGAGGGCGCGCTGCGTGAGGTGGAAGAAGCCACCGAGGTTGGTCTTGAGCATCGCGGTGAAGTCGTCGGCCGTGTAGTCCGTGAACGGCTTGGCGATGAAGATGCCGGCGTTGTTGACCAGCGTGTCGATGCGCCCGAAGCGCGCAAGGGCCTCCTGGACCACGCGCTCGGAGGTAGAGGCATCGCCGATGTCGCCCGCGACGGTGAGCACTTCCGGGTCGCTGCCCTGCTTGATGGCGCGGGAGGTCGCGACGACGCGGTAGCCGCGGCCCCGGTAACCCTCGACGAGCCCGGCCCCGATGCCCTGCGACGCGCCCGTGATGATGGCGACCTTCTGGTGGGAGTTCATGAGCTTTCCTCGCTGCTACGGCGAGCCGAAGTGCCGCCGTCCGCCCTGGAATGGGCGACGAGGAGAGATGTATGAGGTGGCGTCCGCTGACTGAATACCCACCGCCCGGCAGGGACTCTTCCGCGGCGTGGAAGAATCCCGATGCCCGGAGCCGATGGCTAGAGCCAGTGGTCCTGCCAGAGCGTCACGACCTTGTGGGACTGGGGGAAGAGGATGACGAAGAGGCGGAAGATGCCGCCGCCGTAGCCGCTCTCGTACGTGGCGACCTGCACGTCCTCCGTTCCGTTCCCGTAGGTGGAGAGCAGCGCCGGGTGCAGCCGCTGGTAGGCGATCTCCATGCGCGGCTCCAGGTCCGCGTACGGAATGACGCCAGTGGGGGAGAGCCAGGAGTCCGCGATGATCTGCTGGACCTGGGCGGTGCGTGTGGCCATGGCGAGCGTGGGCTCGCCCGCGTAGCTCCACGGGAAGGCGTAGACGTGCAGCTCGCCGTCACAGCCGCCATCACAGCCCCAGTAGGCCTCGCGCTCCAGCGCGTAGATGTCAGGCGGAAGTGCTTCCTCGCCCAGGCGGAGCGTGTAGCTGGCTGGCGCCGACGCGGGATCGCCCAGCTCCAAACGGAACCGCTTGCCCGCGCCAGTGCCCGTGCTCACCACCGCGAGGTACTCGCCGCCCTGGGCGAGCGTGAGCGTGGCGATCTTGCTGAGCTGCCCATAACCGGAGTCATCGTCCTGGGCGACAGGGGTGGTGCCGTAGCTGCCGGCCGCGTCCCTGGGGCCGTACACGAAGAGGCCCGTGTCCAGGTACATGGAGCTGCCCAGGTGCGTGACCTCCAGCCGCAGCGTCTTGCCGGCGGGGGCCTGGAAGCTGAAGGAGAACGCCTGGGGACCGGTGGTGAACTGGGCTTGCACCGAACCGGGCAGGGACACCGGGCCCAGGTACGCGGTGCTGTCCACGATGTTTCCGCTGGTGGGTGGTGCCGGCGGAGACAGCACGGACTGGACGTGCTCGCCCACGTCCACGGCGGCAGGCGTCTGGGGTCCTGGGCTTCCACCGCAGGCGGTGACGCAGAAGAACAACACCGTGAGACAGGACTTCAGCAAGGTCGAACGCATCAAGGCTCCTTCGTGGGGCCGCCAGGATGAAGCCTGAGACGTTGCCGGGATACCCCCTCGAGGAAGCGCGGGGGCCCATGTCCCGGTGGACTACACGCCGGAGTACCGGTCCGGCGCGAGCACCTGGCGCGGGTCCAGGGCGCGCTTGAGGCTCTCCGTGAGCCGCCAGGCCTGGGGCGCCTGCTCCGCGAGCCAGCGCATGGTGTGGGTTCCCACGCGGTAGGGCAGGAATCCCTCGCGGCGGCAGGTGTCCAGCAACTCCTGCTGACAGGCGAGCGCGCGGGCGGCCTCGTCCGGATCCTCCCGGTCGAACAGCAGCGGGATGGAGCTGTCGAAGCAGCGGTCGGACAGCGAGGTGAGCGTGATGAGCGGCTCCAGGCGGTGCCTCGCGGTGACCTCCCGCACGGTCCGTACGTAGGTGCGCACCAGCTCCGGCATCATGGGGACGAGCGGAGAGGTCCAGAGCAGCCCGCAGCCATCCGCGTTCGGATTCAGCGGCACGCCCTCCGGCGGGCGCCGGCCTGACTTCCAGTAGGCCAGCGGCAAGGCCATCTGGGTGGGAACGCCCTCCAGCACGCTCATCACGTTGGACAGGGTGCGCACCTGCGGCGACAGCTTCGCGCCGAGTCCCATTGGCAGCCGGGGGACCCACTGGCTCAGCATGCGGGCCCGGTCCGCCCCCATGAACACGAGGCGACGCGCCACCCGCCCCAGCCTCTTCTGGATGGTGCTCCGCGCGGCGCGCACCACCTCGCGCGTGCCGTACAGGCCTCCGGTGCCCGTCCACGCCGCCACGCCATGCTGGGAGGACAGCTCGGACAGCAGCTCCGCGGAGAGCACGTCCCCGCGCGGCACCCGGTTGCGCGGGTAGGGCGCGACCATGGACAGCACGCGCTGGGGATTGAGGAGGTTGATGGCGCCCACCACCCCGCCCAGGTCCCGCAGCGTCTCTCGGATGGCGCCCACCGCGTCCTCCAGCCCCGCGTCGTCGCGCACCCAGAAGAAGAAGGCCTCCAGGTGCTCGGGCCTCCGGGCGAGCACGAAGGTGAGCTCGGTGACGATGCCCAGGTTGCTCTGGGAGAACAGTCCGTCCAGGTACGGGCCAACGCCCCACTTGAAGGCCTGGTCCACCCGCTGTCCCCCCAGGTCCCCGTGCGCGGACCGGTACAGCGAGCCGTCCGGGAGCACCGCCTCCAGCCGGGTGATGGCGCCGAAGTGGTCCGCATGCGGGGTGATGCCGTAGCCGCGCTCCAGGGCGTTGCCCAGCAGGCTGCAGTCCGGGCCGGCCCCCGTGACAGGCACCAGGAAGGGCAGCCGGTGCTCCCGGAGGTACTGGCTCAGCATCCCCTGCGTCACCCCGGGCTGGACGGTGACGAGCCCCAGCTCCGCGTCGAGCGACACGATGCGGTTCATCCGCGACAGGTCCACCACCACGCAGTCATCCCGCACGGGCGCCCCGCAGCCGTAGCCCCAGTTCCGGCCGGTGCTCACCGGGTACAGCGCCAGCCCCTGCGCGTTGGCCAGCTCCACCAGGGCAACCACCTCACGCGTCGACGCGGGGAAGACCACCGCGGGGACACGCCTGCTCACGGACGTGGTGCTCGTGCCCCGCTTCCCTGCCTCCTCTCCGGTGCGGAGCCACTGCGGACCGACGATTCCGGCCAGGGCTTCCAGGGTCTGCGAGGACAGGGCGGTGGAAGAAGCGAGAGACATGGCAGTGGACCCGTGAGCTGGCGGAGTGGGGGACGCGGCAGGGTCGCAATCACTTGCGGCGGCACGCGCGGAGGTGTCTGTCTAAAGATGCATTGGGGCGCGCGGAGTGCAATGAAAAAATCATGGCTTCGCATCCGGCGTGCGTAGGCATTGCCCAACAGACTGTGGGGAACTGTCCACGGCTCGCGCGCTGTCAAGTCCAACACGCAGTGTGAAGCCCTGCGGGAGTGTTCGCGTGATTTCTGGGTGGTCCAGGACTTGCTCAACGGGCCGGCAATGAAACATCTCGTCCGTCAATGTCTACGATGGCTTCCCCAGGAGATGCAGGGGCGGCTGGTCCGCTCGCTCTCCCGCATCGACCCCGCGAGCCTGACGTGCGTGAGCGTCAAGGTGGCGGAGAGCCCCGCGGAGCTGGAGGCCGCCGCGCGGGTGCTCCATGAAGGCTACGTGCACCGTGGGCTGATCACCCCGCGCCCCGAGGGCGTGCAGGTGACGCCGCACCTGCTGCTCCCCTCGACGGTCATCCTCGTGGCCAAGGTCGCCGACGAGGTGGTGGGAACGGTGTCACTGCATGTGGACTCCCCGCTGGGAATCCCCTCGGACAAGACCTTCGCGGACGTGCTGGGGCAACTGCGGGCCCAGGGGCGGAAGCTGGCGGAGGTGGGGGCGCTGTGCATCACCCGCCGCCACCGGAGCGTGGGCGTGGTGCAACTGCTCAACAAGATGGTGTACCGGACCGCGGCCCTGCTGGGCGTGGACGACATGCTGCTGACCGTCCATCCCGACGTGGAGGTGCTGTATCGCAGCTTCTTCCCGGTCGAGCGCGTGGGAAATCAGCGCAGGTACCAGGGACTGTCGGAGAAGGCCCAGGCCATCTGCCTGCGGCTGCGGGTGAAGGACGCCCCGCGTGAGATGCTGCAACGCTTTGGCTCCCGTCCTTCTCTCTCCAACCCCTATCACTTCTATATTGTGCGGGAGGAACCCGGCTTCCAGTTCCCGGCGGAGCCAGACTTCCTGGAGCGCTTCCAGGGCACTCGGGCGCGAGCGGTGGCGCACCTGACCCGGCTGCGCCCGGATGTCATTGCAGCCCTTGGTCCGCAAGAGCGGGCACACCTGGGCTCGGTGCTGCCCTTCGTGCTCCCGCAGCCGATGGCGCCCTCCCGGCCGTCCCGTTCCGTGCCTGCCCTGGCCTGGTCCTGACGCCACTTCCCCCGAAATCCAGCCGTGAGCAAGCCGTGAGCGAAATCCGATTCAAGGAATTGAAGCCGCTTTTGAGTGATCTCCTGGAGCCCGACATGCGGGTGTTCTGGAGCTATTTCCTCCTGGCGACCCTGCTGTCCTGGGCCTCCCTGGGCTTTCTGTTGCACAGGGCGAACAGCCTCCGGTTCGACCTCGTGTTCTGCTGTGTGTTCTTTGCTTCCGTCATCTGCGTCTACCACGCCGTGACGTTCACCCATGAGCTTGCCCACCTGGATCAAAGGAGGTTCGGCTCGTTCTTCTGGGCCTGGAACATCCTCGTAGGAGGCCTGTTTGCGATTCCGGCCTTCATCTACGGTGACAACCACCTGGACCATCACTCACGGAAGTACGGAACGAGCCTGGACCCGGAGTACATCAACTTCAAGAAGGCCCCGACCCTGGGCCTCATCGAATTCCTGGGGATGAATCTCTTCCTCCCCTACCTGGGCATCCTCCGGTTCTGCCTCCTGACGCCCGTCAGCTACCTCCACTCCAGGCTCCGGCGGCTGGTGCTGAGGGAGGCCTCCTTCATGGGGATGAAGTCCCGCTTCGCGCGTCGGATCAGCGAGGATGCGTCCGAGCTGAAGTCCTGGTCGCTTCAGGAGATGGTCACCTTTGTCTATCTCTGGGCCCTGGTGCTCTTCGTTCTGGCGGGCAGGCTTCACTGGAGCGCCATCGTCGTCTGGGCGTCGATCATCACCTGCGTGGGCGGGGTCAACGGCATCCGGGCCCTCGCGGTGACCCACAAGTATTTCAGCCTGGGGGACGCTCCCATCCCGTGGGATGAGCACATCGCGGAGTGTGTCGAGATTGAAGAGAGAGGTCTGAGCACTCTGCTCTTCTGTCCGGTGGGAACCCAGTACCACATGACCCACCACATCTTCCCCTCGATACCCTTTCACCACCTTCCGGAAGCGCGGAGACGTCTGTCTCCCCACTTCGAGAAGGACTCTTTCTACCACGCGAATGTCCGCAAGGGGGTCGTCGACGGGCTGAGAAGGTTCCTGCAAGGGATCTACTCCCGGTAGCGGACCTCTTCTCCACTGCCAGCAAATGCCAGAACCCGGGTGTTGCCGCAAGCCCCCCCGGTCATGCTCCACCATCGCCCGTTTCGACCCAGGAACGGGAGGCTGAGATGCACACGGACGTGGGGACGCAGCACGCGGTGGTGATTGCGGGAGGGGGCCCGACCGGGCTGATGCTGGCGGCGGAGCTGGCGTTGGCGCGGGTGGACGTGGCCATTGTCGAACGGCGCGGCAGTCAGGACGTCATCGGCTGGCGCTCCCGCGGGCTGCACGCGCGCAGCCTGGAGGTGCTCGACCAACGGGGTGTCGCTGAGCGTTTCACCTCGCAAGGGCAGGCGGTCCAGAACGTCGCGTTCGGGCAGGCACCCCTGGACCTCAGCGACTTCCCGACACGGCACAACCACGGGCTCGCGCTCAAGCAGGAGCACTTCGAGCGCATCCTGGCGGAGTGGGTGGGTGAGCTGGCGGTGCCCGTCTACCGAGGGTGCGAGCTGACGGGCTTCGCGCAGGGCGACACGGGCGTGG includes the following:
- a CDS encoding SDR family NAD(P)-dependent oxidoreductase, with translation MNSHQKVAIITGASQGIGAGLVEGYRGRGYRVVATSRAIKQGSDPEVLTVAGDIGDASTSERVVQEALARFGRIDTLVNNAGIFIAKPFTDYTADDFTAMLKTNLGGFFHLTQRALVQMVKQGSGHIVSITTPFVNQAITGVPTGLANLTKGGISSVTRELAVEFAGRGIRVNAVAPGFIKTPMHAPESHAFFATLNPAKRMGEVSDVTDAVLYLEGASYATGEILYVDGGQNAGR
- a CDS encoding FAD-binding oxidoreductase, with product MSLASSTALSSQTLEALAGIVGPQWLRTGEEAGKRGTSTTSVSRRVPAVVFPASTREVVALVELANAQGLALYPVSTGRNWGYGCGAPVRDDCVVVDLSRMNRIVSLDAELGLVTVQPGVTQGMLSQYLREHRLPFLVPVTGAGPDCSLLGNALERGYGITPHADHFGAITRLEAVLPDGSLYRSAHGDLGGQRVDQAFKWGVGPYLDGLFSQSNLGIVTELTFVLARRPEHLEAFFFWVRDDAGLEDAVGAIRETLRDLGGVVGAINLLNPQRVLSMVAPYPRNRVPRGDVLSAELLSELSSQHGVAAWTGTGGLYGTREVVRAARSTIQKRLGRVARRLVFMGADRARMLSQWVPRLPMGLGAKLSPQVRTLSNVMSVLEGVPTQMALPLAYWKSGRRPPEGVPLNPNADGCGLLWTSPLVPMMPELVRTYVRTVREVTARHRLEPLITLTSLSDRCFDSSIPLLFDREDPDEAARALACQQELLDTCRREGFLPYRVGTHTMRWLAEQAPQAWRLTESLKRALDPRQVLAPDRYSGV
- a CDS encoding tautomerase family protein, encoding MPIVTIQVTREGSGPGRNSVTPEEKARLIAGTSQLLLDVLNKPLDATYVIIQEVELEDWGWGGLPTREFRKRRAAGKP
- a CDS encoding N-acyl amino acid synthase FeeM domain-containing protein, which encodes MKHLVRQCLRWLPQEMQGRLVRSLSRIDPASLTCVSVKVAESPAELEAAARVLHEGYVHRGLITPRPEGVQVTPHLLLPSTVILVAKVADEVVGTVSLHVDSPLGIPSDKTFADVLGQLRAQGRKLAEVGALCITRRHRSVGVVQLLNKMVYRTAALLGVDDMLLTVHPDVEVLYRSFFPVERVGNQRRYQGLSEKAQAICLRLRVKDAPREMLQRFGSRPSLSNPYHFYIVREEPGFQFPAEPDFLERFQGTRARAVAHLTRLRPDVIAALGPQERAHLGSVLPFVLPQPMAPSRPSRSVPALAWS
- a CDS encoding polysaccharide lyase — translated: MLRLLKLAPLALLVPFVAQASVVWKGDFETGDLSQYSEAWAVAPDRMQVEGDLVRDGNKALKVTVQQGDKPINASGNRNELVQGTYEPDGSEFYYKWSTLFPQDFPSSPRWQVFTQWHHDGCCGSPPLEFFVTNDTMNMRVGGSSGEVLWQEPVHRDQWNDFVMHVKWSSDPNVGFIELYYNGQLVVPMRNIATRFPDTGGYLQLGYYRDATIPQTASIYHDGFTMATTPEEVMPAPAAP
- a CDS encoding fatty acid desaturase, giving the protein MSEIRFKELKPLLSDLLEPDMRVFWSYFLLATLLSWASLGFLLHRANSLRFDLVFCCVFFASVICVYHAVTFTHELAHLDQRRFGSFFWAWNILVGGLFAIPAFIYGDNHLDHHSRKYGTSLDPEYINFKKAPTLGLIEFLGMNLFLPYLGILRFCLLTPVSYLHSRLRRLVLREASFMGMKSRFARRISEDASELKSWSLQEMVTFVYLWALVLFVLAGRLHWSAIVVWASIITCVGGVNGIRALAVTHKYFSLGDAPIPWDEHIAECVEIEERGLSTLLFCPVGTQYHMTHHIFPSIPFHHLPEARRRLSPHFEKDSFYHANVRKGVVDGLRRFLQGIYSR
- a CDS encoding LysR family transcriptional regulator, with translation MDRIEAMKVFVAALDEGSLAGAGRRLSRSPAAVSRAIALLERHIGAELLHRTTRTLKLSEAGERYASACRRILADLEEAELSAAGERVAPRGTLTLSAPPISGEELLRPILDAYLEAYPEVSVNLVLLDRYASLVEEGIDVALRVAELPDSSLVAVRVGGDVKRVVVASPRYLAGRPPILEPADLGEHRIITTTHFGHDAWVFPPAAGSAVSRSVHFKPRLVVNSVRAALASAVAGHGVTRLYTYHVAERVQDGSLKVLLRNAEPSALPVHLLTPQGRSSVPKVRAFMDFAVPRLRAEFSRLSVQAQSFPG
- the rnhA gene encoding ribonuclease HI; translation: MSLPLVHIYCDGACSPNPGLGGWGAILIAPERKDYRKELQGSEADSTNNRMELTAALLALKALKMPCRVQVFTDSKYVCNAFEAKWLDTWQGNGWRTSGKKPVSNADLWRELLEAVRAHQVTWHWVRGHSDDVENNRADALAVAARLELAARRGR